Within the Halomonas sp. HL-93 genome, the region CCGCGTACTCCCTGGCGGCGAGATATTCCCGGCGCTGGAACGCGGCGTGATTGATGCTGCAGAGTTCGTCGGCCCCTACCAAGACCGCCGCATGGGCCTTCAAGACGCCGCCAAATACTATTACACCACCGGCTGGCACGAACCCTCCACCACGGGTGAACTGCTGATTGCTAAAGATCAATGGGACAGCCTGCCCGAGGATCTGCAAATGATTGTTCGCTCGGCATGTATGGCGGCCTGCCTTGAGAGCCTGACATGGTCGGAGGCTGTCAACGGCGAAGCCCTGACCGACCTGGTCGACAACCATGGTGTGACTGCTAGCCAACTACCAGAACCGATTGTGGATGCACTCCGCGAAGCCACGCTGGATACCCTTGAAACCGAAGCCAATGACGACGCCGAAGTACGCAAGATTCACGATAGCTACATGGCGTTTAAAGCCAAACACGACCGCTGGGCTGGTGCCAGCGAACGCGCTTGGCTAAGCAATATCATCGGAGTGTGATATGCAAGCCGTAGAAAACCTAGTCAAAGGCATTGAGGCACTGGTCCGGCTATTTGGCCGGATCGCCGCCTGGACTTGCGTAGTATTAGTGGCGTTGGTATCCAGCGATGTAATACTTCGTTACCTGTTCGATATCGGGGCCGTTTGGCTGCAAGAGCTTCAGTGGCATCTGATATCGCCCATTGCCCTGTTTGGCATGGCGTACTTACTGCTCAACGACGAACAAGTCAGGGTAGATGTGTTTTACGAGCATTTTCCGGCGCTCGTAAAACGCGTCATCGAAGTAATTGGTGGCCTAGCGCTGCTTGTTATGGGCTTGTATATCGCTTGGCTAACGCTTCCCTGGGTCGCGCAATCGTTTGGCCGCGGTGAAGCCTCACCGAACCCTGGCGGCCTCCCCTGGCGCTGGCTGTTAAAAGCATTCATCCCGTTTGGTTTCACCCTGCTCGCACTGCAAGGGCTTGCTCATGCGCTGCGCAATGCGCTCGCGCTTCCCGCACAAGGTGACTGACCTATGTCTTTAAATGAATGGCTTGCGATCGGCATGATCGGAGCCTTTTTCGTTATGCTGCTGATTGGCATTCCAGTGGCGATTAGCATCGCGACGACCGCATTTGTGTTTGGCTTCATCGGCTTTGGGCCGGTGCTATTTAACCTTCTGCCGTCGCGCATCTATGGCGTGGTGACCAACTACACCTTTATGGCCATCCCTCTGTTCGTGTTTATGGGCGTTATGCTTGAGAAATCCAAGCTTGCCGAAGAGTTGATTGACGTCATCGGCCACGTATTTGGCAATCTCTCCGGCGGCATGGGCGTGGCGATTATCTTTGTCGGCGTACTGCTAGGGGCCGCCACCGGGATTGTGGGGGCCACCATTGTCACACTGGGCCTGCTCACGCTTCCCACCCTGTTGCGCCGTGGCTACCCGAAAACGTTGGCAACCGGAATGATTTGTGCCTCCGGCACCCTCGGGCAAATTATCCCCCCAAGCTTGGTGCTCATCTTATTAGCCGAAATTTTGGGTGAATCCGTTGGCACCATGTTCGCCGCCGCGATGCTGCCAGGGCTAACCCTGGCGGCAGTTTACATCATCGCGATTCTCGCCCTTGCGGCCTGGAAACCCCACTTAATGCCGCCCATCCCCGCAGAAGAACGCGCTCAACTAAGTAAAGCACAGTTGATGCGTAAGGTCGTGCGGGTGGTAGGGCCACCGGTAGGCTTGGTGGTTGCCGTTTTAGGATCGATCATCGGCGGCATTGCCGCACCGACCGAAGCTGCTGCCATGGGAGCGCTGGGTGCAATGGTATTTGTCGCAGGCTCCGGGCGACTGAGTTTTAACCTGCTCAACGAAGTCGCTAAAGCAACGCTTATTATCTCTGCGATGGTATTTTTCATCTTGATCAGCGCGCAGGTATTTGGTTTGGCGTTTCGTGGCCTGGGCGGCGAGCACTTAGTCGCCCGGATGTTCGAGTGGGTGCCCGGCGGCGAAATAGGCGCCCTGCTATTCATGCTGCTGTTGATGTTCATTCTGGGCTTCTTTCTCGAATGGATCGAGATTAGCTATATTGCCTTGCCGTTATTCTTACCTTTTTTTATTCAGCTAGGCGTCGACATGGTATGGCTGGGTATTTTGGTGGGGCTGGTGTTGCAGACCTCGTTTTTAACTCCACCCTTTGGTTGGTCACTGTTCTTCCTGAAAGGCGTCGCCCCCAAAGGCGTCACGACGCTGGATATCTATCTCGGCGTACTACCGTTTATCGCCTTGCAGTTTCTCGCCATTGCCCTGGTGATACTATTTCCCAGTATCGCCACGTGGCTACCTAATGCCATCGGCTGGTAATCGCCGGGCTCAACAGTAAAAGGATAAGATATGCTTCATACGCAACGTAGCTATGGCGGCAGCTGTGTCGCCCCTCACCATCTGGCCGCAAGTGCGGGGCGCGACGTCCTCAAGCAAGGCGGTAACGCCGTAGAAGCGATGGTAGCCGCTGCCGCCACCATCGCCGTGGTCTACCCGCATATGAACGCCCTGGGCGGCGATGGCTTCTGGTTAATCCATGAACCTGGCAAAGCACCGGTGGCCATTGATGCCTGCGGCCCGGCTGCGGGCTTGGCCAATGTAGACTTCTATGCGGGCGACGCTCACATTCCCGAGCGTGGACCTAAAGCGGCCCTCACCATGGGAGGTACGGTAAGCGGTTGGCAGGAGGCGTTATCGGTTGCCGCCGACTGGGGCCAAGCCCTGCCGTTGACGACGCTGCTGGCCGACGCCATTGGCCATGCACAAAATGGCGTAACGGTTTCAAAGAGCCAGGAAACCCTGACCGCCAAGCACCTCGAACGGTTATCGCCCAGCCCTGGCTTTAGCGAGTCGCTGCTAGTGAACGGCAGAGCCCCCCTTGAAGGCGAGCGGCTGCGCCAGCCGCGCCTAGCCGCGACGCTTGAACGTCTGGCCACGGCAGGTCTGGATGATTTTTATCGCGGGGAGCTTGCCGCCAGCATGGCGCGGGACCTGGAAGCGCTGGGCAGTCCATTGCGTTTGGATGATTTTCACGCGTATCGCGCCCAGCGGGTGACACCGCTTGAAGTGACTCTCGCCGACGCTACTCTGTATAACCTGCCAGCCCCCACCCAAGGGGTGGCATCATTGATGATTCTCGCCATTTACGAGCGCATCAAAGCCAAACAACCCAATGGCTTCGCCCACCTGCATGGCCTGATTGAAGCCACCAAGCGTGCCTTTATGCTGCGCGACCAGTACGTGACCGACCCGGACCGTACCCCCACTCCACTTCAGGCGTTACTCAGTGACGAGCGCATTGACGCTGAGGCCGCTCAGATTAATGCCTCACAGGCGCTGCCTTGGCCCTATGAAGCCGCAAAAGGCGACACCATCTGGATGGGCACGGTGGATAACGAGGGCCGGGCGGTTAGCTTTATCCAAAGCATTTATTGGGAATTTGGCAGCGGCGTGGTGTTGCCGGAAAGCGGTGTGCTGTGGCAAAACCGCGGCATAAGCTTCTCGCTCGACCCTGCGGCGTTACGCGGGCTCGCTCCAGGGCGCAAACCCTTCCATACGCTTAATCCGGCGCTTGCCCGGTTTAACGATGGGCGCACCATGGTCTATGGCACTATGGGTGGTGAGGGACAGCCGCAAACTCAAGCGGCGGTCTTCTCGCGCTACGCCTTCCATCAAATGCCATTGCAGCAAGCGATTACCGCACCACGTTGGCTTTTGGGCCGCACTTGGGGCGAATCGAGCATGAACCTAAAACTCGAAGATCGTTTTGATAATGCGCTAGTGACAGCGCTGAACAAGGCTGGCCACGACGTGGAAGTTCTCAACGAGTCCTTCAGTGACACGATGGGGCATGCCGGGGGCATCGTTCACCACCCTAACGGGCTGATTGAAAGCGCCCACGACCCCCGGAGTAACGGCGGTGCGGTTAGCGTTTGACGGTATGGCTGGCGATTTTGTCGAATATTGCGCATCCTGAACTCAGGTAGGCGACCACTGTCATTTACAGGTAGGGTATTAGCCAGCGAGACATAAGCGGGAGAGGAGACCCCCTATGGCGAAAATCGACAAATCCCCAGACCAATGGCGTGA harbors:
- a CDS encoding TRAP transporter large permease, with the translated sequence MSLNEWLAIGMIGAFFVMLLIGIPVAISIATTAFVFGFIGFGPVLFNLLPSRIYGVVTNYTFMAIPLFVFMGVMLEKSKLAEELIDVIGHVFGNLSGGMGVAIIFVGVLLGAATGIVGATIVTLGLLTLPTLLRRGYPKTLATGMICASGTLGQIIPPSLVLILLAEILGESVGTMFAAAMLPGLTLAAVYIIAILALAAWKPHLMPPIPAEERAQLSKAQLMRKVVRVVGPPVGLVVAVLGSIIGGIAAPTEAAAMGALGAMVFVAGSGRLSFNLLNEVAKATLIISAMVFFILISAQVFGLAFRGLGGEHLVARMFEWVPGGEIGALLFMLLLMFILGFFLEWIEISYIALPLFLPFFIQLGVDMVWLGILVGLVLQTSFLTPPFGWSLFFLKGVAPKGVTTLDIYLGVLPFIALQFLAIALVILFPSIATWLPNAIGW
- a CDS encoding gamma-glutamyltransferase family protein, which encodes MLHTQRSYGGSCVAPHHLAASAGRDVLKQGGNAVEAMVAAAATIAVVYPHMNALGGDGFWLIHEPGKAPVAIDACGPAAGLANVDFYAGDAHIPERGPKAALTMGGTVSGWQEALSVAADWGQALPLTTLLADAIGHAQNGVTVSKSQETLTAKHLERLSPSPGFSESLLVNGRAPLEGERLRQPRLAATLERLATAGLDDFYRGELAASMARDLEALGSPLRLDDFHAYRAQRVTPLEVTLADATLYNLPAPTQGVASLMILAIYERIKAKQPNGFAHLHGLIEATKRAFMLRDQYVTDPDRTPTPLQALLSDERIDAEAAQINASQALPWPYEAAKGDTIWMGTVDNEGRAVSFIQSIYWEFGSGVVLPESGVLWQNRGISFSLDPAALRGLAPGRKPFHTLNPALARFNDGRTMVYGTMGGEGQPQTQAAVFSRYAFHQMPLQQAITAPRWLLGRTWGESSMNLKLEDRFDNALVTALNKAGHDVEVLNESFSDTMGHAGGIVHHPNGLIESAHDPRSNGGAVSV
- a CDS encoding TRAP transporter small permease subunit — translated: MQAVENLVKGIEALVRLFGRIAAWTCVVLVALVSSDVILRYLFDIGAVWLQELQWHLISPIALFGMAYLLLNDEQVRVDVFYEHFPALVKRVIEVIGGLALLVMGLYIAWLTLPWVAQSFGRGEASPNPGGLPWRWLLKAFIPFGFTLLALQGLAHALRNALALPAQGD